One genomic segment of Brevibacillus laterosporus LMG 15441 includes these proteins:
- a CDS encoding potassium/proton antiporter, which produces MIFTTDNIILILAVLLVTGVVTAKFSSRIGLPSLVFFVGVGMILSKFIYYDNASLTQLFGILALIIILFDGGMQTKWTDIRAVAKPSLSLATIGVVLTTFLIGACAKFILGLSWNEGLLFGAIVGSTDAAAVFAVLGNKNIKKRLTSVLEAESGTNDPMAMFLTIALIEFMQHPEVNVLTMILEFLWEMGLGLVMGYLLGKISTMLIKSINLDSSGLYPVLSIALAVLAYGATSILGGSGLLAVYVMAVFVGNVDIPYRHSILRFNEAFAWMMQILMFILLGLLVFPSDLLEVIWQGIALSFLLMFVARPIGVYVSTLGMSFSTKERAFIAWSGLRGAVPIVLATYPLIAGLENAQLIFNVVFFVVLTSALIQGATISPLANWFGFSKGEKTVAPYSMELVSLAKTNAEMIEVHIRENSNVVGTNLLDLQLSDQALVNAIIRGKKLLIPKGDTILQAGDILYVLGPKAEQKRIKQLFSEERSNREEEHVQKEEEHMRIPRTNET; this is translated from the coding sequence TTGATTTTCACAACGGATAATATCATTTTGATCCTTGCTGTTCTCTTGGTTACTGGCGTTGTTACAGCCAAATTTTCTTCACGCATCGGTCTTCCTTCCCTTGTTTTTTTCGTTGGGGTTGGAATGATCCTGAGTAAATTCATTTATTATGATAATGCCTCGTTAACACAACTCTTCGGTATTCTCGCCCTTATCATTATTTTGTTCGATGGTGGCATGCAGACGAAATGGACTGACATTCGCGCTGTTGCCAAACCCTCTCTCTCCTTAGCAACTATAGGTGTTGTTCTCACCACTTTTCTTATTGGTGCATGTGCCAAATTTATTTTAGGCTTGTCTTGGAATGAAGGCTTATTATTTGGAGCAATTGTTGGTTCTACAGATGCCGCTGCTGTTTTTGCCGTATTAGGCAATAAAAATATAAAAAAGCGGCTGACTTCCGTACTGGAAGCAGAATCAGGCACAAACGATCCGATGGCGATGTTTTTGACCATTGCCCTGATAGAATTCATGCAACATCCAGAAGTGAATGTTTTAACAATGATATTAGAATTCTTATGGGAGATGGGGTTAGGTCTAGTAATGGGTTATTTATTAGGCAAAATCTCCACTATGCTTATTAAAAGCATTAATCTGGACTCATCCGGACTCTATCCGGTATTGTCTATCGCGCTGGCAGTTCTAGCCTACGGTGCCACATCCATATTGGGCGGAAGTGGCTTACTCGCTGTCTATGTGATGGCTGTCTTTGTGGGAAATGTTGACATTCCCTATCGGCACTCCATTCTGCGCTTTAACGAAGCTTTTGCCTGGATGATGCAAATCCTAATGTTTATCCTGTTAGGTTTGCTGGTTTTTCCATCAGATTTGTTGGAAGTGATTTGGCAAGGTATTGCCCTTTCCTTTCTACTCATGTTTGTAGCACGACCGATCGGAGTTTATGTAAGTACACTTGGTATGAGCTTCTCAACTAAAGAACGAGCCTTTATCGCTTGGTCAGGCTTACGCGGCGCTGTCCCAATCGTATTAGCTACTTATCCCTTGATTGCTGGACTAGAGAATGCTCAGCTAATCTTTAATGTGGTCTTTTTCGTTGTCTTAACCTCTGCTCTTATTCAAGGAGCGACTATTTCGCCGCTTGCCAACTGGTTTGGCTTTTCTAAAGGGGAAAAGACAGTAGCTCCCTATAGCATGGAACTAGTTTCGCTTGCAAAAACCAACGCTGAAATGATTGAAGTTCACATTCGGGAAAACAGCAATGTCGTGGGTACCAATCTGCTTGATCTTCAATTGTCTGACCAGGCACTAGTAAACGCGATTATCAGAGGGAAAAAATTGCTGATACCAAAGGGAGATACCATTTTACAAGCAGGTGATATCTTGTACGTGCTTGGGCCGAAAGCAGAGCAGAAGAGGATTAAGCAATTATTTTCGGAAGAGCGTTCTAATCGAGAAGAGGAGCATGTTCAAAAGGAAGAAGAGCACATGAGAATTCCTAGAACGAATGAAACGTAA
- a CDS encoding YheC/YheD family protein encodes MSHWQAGWLTILPSGQWYVEGIHFPIPLTSTNHITVPLGPLHVEQTLNLGLAPTVTGRYRTRIRWSMYNNMLQIAPLIGILTSGKGEAFKGNRENFQEISKTGQKLGALVFVFTPDGIDWETYKIRGYLYDKRNGFWQSFETPFPHVIYNRVPTRTVEEKEHMQETLKRISQLKNVTLFNRQFFDKESLFATLQAKKEVAPFLPDTYKLDSFERLKSFARKHDVLYLKPIRGKAGRGIMRLEKHDTAWLLRRVHQQKSLCRTFDTLDELWTYLWPILQRKPYIVQQGIMLATYNDRPFDVRVLTQKNGKGLWDITGIGIRQAGARSITTHVPRGGAILSPDKVLPQIFGEEWSIFILQNIRKTVLVIAKALQQNMRDLAEMSMDLGITTDGDIWFFEANSKPEKFDEPDIRRASLRNIIFYSQHMCK; translated from the coding sequence ATGTCCCACTGGCAAGCCGGTTGGCTGACCATACTCCCCTCAGGACAATGGTATGTAGAGGGTATCCACTTTCCCATCCCGCTTACTTCCACAAATCATATCACTGTGCCATTGGGTCCCCTCCATGTTGAGCAAACATTAAACCTAGGATTGGCTCCTACTGTAACAGGTCGCTATCGTACCCGCATCAGATGGAGCATGTATAACAATATGCTGCAAATTGCTCCTCTTATTGGCATTCTTACTTCTGGCAAAGGCGAGGCATTTAAAGGAAATAGGGAAAACTTTCAGGAGATAAGCAAAACAGGACAAAAGCTAGGAGCACTCGTATTCGTATTTACACCAGATGGTATAGACTGGGAAACTTATAAAATACGAGGTTATCTATATGATAAACGTAATGGATTCTGGCAAAGCTTTGAAACTCCCTTTCCTCATGTTATCTATAATCGGGTTCCAACACGTACAGTAGAGGAAAAAGAGCATATGCAAGAAACTCTCAAGCGCATCTCACAACTGAAGAACGTGACATTGTTCAACCGTCAATTCTTCGATAAGGAAAGCTTATTTGCCACCCTACAAGCCAAAAAGGAAGTCGCTCCTTTCTTGCCCGATACTTACAAATTAGATTCTTTTGAGCGACTGAAGTCCTTTGCTAGAAAACATGATGTTCTTTATCTAAAGCCTATACGTGGAAAAGCTGGGCGAGGAATCATGCGTCTTGAAAAACACGATACGGCCTGGCTTTTACGCCGTGTTCATCAACAAAAATCCTTATGTAGAACATTTGACACGCTGGATGAACTCTGGACATATCTGTGGCCGATTCTTCAGCGGAAACCCTACATCGTTCAGCAGGGGATTATGCTTGCTACTTATAATGATCGCCCATTTGATGTGCGTGTCCTTACTCAAAAAAATGGTAAGGGACTTTGGGATATAACGGGGATAGGAATTCGACAAGCAGGGGCCCGAAGCATTACCACTCACGTCCCACGCGGGGGTGCTATTCTTTCACCTGATAAAGTCCTTCCCCAAATTTTTGGAGAAGAATGGTCCATTTTCATTCTACAGAACATCAGGAAAACTGTACTTGTAATAGCTAAAGCTCTTCAGCAGAATATGAGAGATCTTGCTGAGATGTCTATGGATTTAGGAATAACAACTGATGGTGATATCTGGTTTTTTGAAGCAAATTCTAAACCAGAAAAATTCGATGAACCAGATATCCGCCGTGCTTCACTGCGCAACATTATTTTTTATTCACAGCACATGTGCAAGTGA
- a CDS encoding YheC/YheD family protein: METISVRLRFLTYSRIKGIVLPSHLCRDWGFKNRQRVAISHGQITVHGIIIEEKKQKTGNQVKVTSPLKEALAIPHPGMIHLKHEDGTIRVGPSIGIVTTGIRDGGRAPIGPRSSFFQKLLSAQKGKGVYYFIFSPNDVDWSSNRVYGWFLRSTNKGQYVWKRFWTAMPDVLYDRVPSRAAERQESVKDFKFRVANEQYVPMFNIGFFDKWGVHQRLFPMPEINEFIPETQVAPTLSMLKSMLERYSMVYLKPKDGSLGYGILKIKQIPKGYQLSYHSGAGNVTRRFQKLTKLYQHVFQTRRASNYLIQQGIDLCTYSGRPLDFRVHLHKNVENSWVVSCLAAKVAGVGSVTTHVRTGGMVIPGKELLETLFPDQHHTLEKRVREASIRLANAIEFAYGTNLGELGLDIGIDKKGNIWMFEANSKPGRSIFKHSRLKQADEMSRSLLVDYGRYLANF, from the coding sequence ATGGAAACCATCTCAGTACGGTTACGATTTCTTACCTACTCCCGTATCAAAGGCATCGTGCTCCCTTCCCATCTATGCCGGGACTGGGGATTTAAGAATCGACAACGAGTTGCTATCTCGCACGGGCAAATAACGGTACATGGAATCATTATTGAAGAAAAAAAACAAAAAACCGGTAATCAAGTAAAAGTAACATCACCACTAAAAGAAGCTTTAGCCATCCCTCATCCCGGTATGATCCATTTAAAACACGAAGATGGAACAATTCGGGTTGGTCCCTCCATTGGTATAGTCACCACAGGAATACGCGATGGAGGTAGAGCCCCGATTGGCCCTAGATCAAGCTTTTTTCAAAAATTATTGTCAGCTCAGAAAGGAAAAGGGGTTTATTACTTTATCTTTTCACCCAATGATGTAGATTGGTCATCAAATCGAGTATATGGCTGGTTCTTGCGCTCTACAAATAAGGGGCAGTACGTATGGAAAAGATTTTGGACTGCCATGCCAGACGTGTTGTATGATCGCGTTCCCTCTCGTGCAGCGGAACGCCAAGAGTCTGTCAAGGACTTTAAATTTCGTGTAGCCAATGAACAGTATGTCCCCATGTTTAATATTGGATTTTTTGATAAATGGGGTGTTCACCAACGCTTGTTTCCCATGCCGGAAATAAATGAATTCATTCCAGAAACCCAGGTAGCTCCTACACTCTCCATGTTAAAAAGCATGCTTGAAAGATACTCTATGGTTTATTTAAAACCAAAAGATGGCAGTCTGGGCTATGGGATTCTAAAAATAAAGCAGATTCCAAAAGGATATCAGCTCTCTTACCATAGCGGAGCAGGTAATGTCACCCGACGCTTCCAAAAATTAACTAAGTTATACCAGCATGTGTTTCAAACGCGCCGTGCAAGTAACTACCTGATTCAGCAGGGCATTGATTTATGCACTTATTCAGGTCGTCCACTCGATTTCCGTGTTCACTTGCACAAAAACGTGGAAAATAGTTGGGTCGTATCCTGTCTAGCTGCCAAAGTAGCCGGTGTTGGAAGTGTAACTACCCATGTTCGAACTGGAGGAATGGTTATCCCAGGTAAAGAACTGTTGGAAACCCTATTCCCAGATCAGCATCACACGTTAGAAAAGCGTGTTCGTGAAGCTTCTATTCGTTTAGCAAATGCAATTGAGTTTGCTTACGGTACGAATCTAGGTGAACTCGGTCTAGATATAGGCATCGACAAAAAAGGGAATATATGGATGTTCGAGGCTAACTCCAAACCAGGACGCTCCATTTTTAAACATTCACGCCTAAAACAAGCTGATGAAATGTCGCGTAGTTTACTCGTTGATTACGGTCGCTATTTAGCTAATTTTTAA
- a CDS encoding YheC/YheD family protein has product MRKQEKTLGIMAIFKGSPNQPTFREKSYYTTLTRIGSKLGIRIVVFSPRQVDFISRTIVGFELIEHTWKRIKIPFPQLIYDRYFMGPHIAKYRPIIERLQNDPKITFLGRGLSGKWQVHNILMKSKDLQKWLPQTKLFSPTLLETNLAEQGAVIIKPIAGTHGSGVIRICSVKKGYELMGRTRDNKPFTRTLTTKKNLLSYIKKVTKGRKYILQPYLKLHTSDGFPFDIRILVQKNGRGKWTTTGKAVRVGKKESITSNLHGGGIAVPLEDFLIKHYPHDLCHQIIEEVGRLAQLLPPFLEKHHGRLVELGIDVGVDTQGHVWIIEVNSRPGRTVFRQIEDGNARLHSVAQPVKYAEYLLNERIGG; this is encoded by the coding sequence ATGAGAAAACAAGAAAAAACATTAGGAATTATGGCCATTTTCAAAGGATCGCCAAACCAGCCAACCTTCCGGGAAAAGTCTTATTATACCACTTTAACACGTATTGGAAGCAAGCTAGGTATACGCATAGTCGTCTTTTCTCCTCGTCAGGTTGATTTTATCTCACGTACCATAGTAGGCTTTGAACTTATTGAACATACTTGGAAGCGCATAAAAATTCCCTTTCCACAATTAATCTATGATAGGTATTTTATGGGTCCCCATATCGCTAAATATAGACCGATTATTGAACGACTGCAAAATGATCCTAAAATTACCTTCTTAGGTCGCGGATTATCGGGAAAATGGCAAGTGCATAACATCCTTATGAAATCAAAGGATTTACAAAAATGGTTACCGCAAACAAAGCTCTTTAGCCCTACTCTTCTTGAAACAAATCTGGCTGAACAAGGGGCTGTCATTATAAAACCCATAGCCGGAACCCATGGAAGCGGAGTAATTCGTATCTGCTCTGTAAAAAAAGGGTATGAACTTATGGGTAGAACGAGGGATAATAAACCCTTTACACGTACCTTAACAACTAAAAAAAATCTTCTCTCCTATATTAAAAAGGTAACGAAGGGGCGTAAGTACATCTTGCAACCTTATTTGAAGCTACACACCTCAGATGGATTCCCCTTTGACATACGTATTTTAGTCCAGAAAAACGGGAGGGGTAAATGGACAACAACCGGCAAGGCCGTACGAGTAGGGAAGAAAGAAAGCATTACCTCTAATCTGCACGGAGGGGGAATCGCCGTACCATTAGAAGATTTCCTAATTAAACATTATCCACATGACTTATGTCATCAAATCATAGAAGAAGTGGGTAGGCTTGCTCAACTCCTTCCCCCTTTTTTAGAAAAACATCATGGTCGCTTGGTAGAGCTGGGAATAGATGTAGGGGTCGATACGCAAGGGCATGTATGGATTATTGAAGTAAATTCACGACCAGGCCGGACGGTATTCCGCCAAATTGAAGATGGGAATGCCAGACTACATTCGGTCGCACAGCCAGTAAAGTACGCTGAATATCTCTTGAATGAGCGTATAGGAGGTTAG
- a CDS encoding YheC/YheD family protein — translation MSYVRTIIQASIPIEERSDLQLPLHIMKSLDIPSDIFITVCFGVSKAQAKVSGVDQDTCVTMCPSLVRALHIPTGTKFLMRYDSQQQTLYFGPYLGILLTSYQQDHKQEPFGSLSSFINEVVDTFKQKGGFACIFSIDDVDWENKTVSAFVRQKNIWKKTTLPLPHSIYNRLSSRQREQSEKVVDFVERCKILRIPFFNERFLNKWQVHKALRNDVAVSTYLPKTMLFGPNGELSTMLQTHRIVYAKPANGSLGRGIFRLIKANGEYGVRFVSKEKVISLRQKSLYSLQKFLRKRSKGKSYVLQQGLHLIGIDSNPTDFRVLVQKNNRGIWATTSIVARTGQNSIVSNVARGGSIMSAKQALRVCGPWKRNKRPSIHKLKRVALLIAERLEYALQGEFAEFGIDLGIDTNGNVWLLEVNSKPSKSITSLRLRENETSPRQARPSVRHLVSYTAFLNGFTQPIFQTTPQKKKNR, via the coding sequence ATGTCATATGTTCGCACTATCATTCAGGCATCTATACCCATAGAAGAGCGGTCTGATCTACAGCTTCCCCTTCATATCATGAAGAGTTTAGACATTCCCTCAGACATCTTTATCACCGTTTGCTTTGGTGTATCAAAAGCACAAGCAAAGGTTTCAGGAGTAGATCAGGATACCTGTGTCACGATGTGTCCTTCCCTTGTTCGTGCTCTCCATATTCCTACCGGGACCAAATTTCTCATGCGTTATGATTCACAACAGCAAACGCTTTATTTCGGCCCCTATTTGGGGATTTTGCTCACCAGCTATCAACAGGATCATAAACAAGAGCCTTTTGGTTCCCTCTCTTCGTTTATTAATGAAGTGGTTGATACGTTCAAACAGAAAGGTGGCTTCGCTTGTATCTTTTCCATAGATGACGTTGATTGGGAGAATAAAACGGTTTCCGCATTCGTTAGGCAAAAAAACATCTGGAAAAAAACCACACTCCCACTCCCCCATTCAATCTATAATCGGCTATCTTCTCGACAACGAGAGCAGAGTGAAAAGGTAGTGGATTTTGTGGAACGCTGTAAAATTTTGAGGATCCCCTTTTTTAATGAGCGTTTCTTAAACAAATGGCAGGTTCATAAAGCTCTTCGCAATGATGTAGCCGTCTCCACTTATTTGCCCAAAACCATGTTATTTGGCCCAAACGGTGAACTATCAACCATGCTACAAACCCACCGTATCGTGTACGCCAAACCCGCTAATGGTAGTTTGGGAAGGGGTATTTTTCGCCTGATAAAAGCAAATGGTGAATATGGTGTTCGATTTGTATCAAAAGAAAAGGTTATCTCCTTAAGGCAAAAAAGTCTGTACTCTTTACAAAAATTCCTACGAAAGCGTTCTAAAGGAAAATCTTATGTTCTCCAACAAGGCTTGCACCTTATTGGCATCGACTCCAATCCAACCGATTTTCGTGTTTTGGTACAAAAGAACAATCGAGGCATTTGGGCAACCACCTCCATTGTTGCTCGAACAGGTCAAAATTCGATTGTATCAAATGTAGCCCGTGGTGGTAGTATTATGTCTGCTAAACAGGCCCTACGAGTATGCGGTCCATGGAAACGTAATAAAAGGCCATCTATTCACAAGCTCAAGAGGGTCGCTCTGCTCATCGCTGAACGGTTAGAATACGCTTTACAAGGAGAATTCGCAGAGTTTGGTATTGATCTAGGTATTGATACTAACGGAAATGTCTGGCTGTTAGAGGTTAACAGCAAACCCTCCAAAAGCATTACCAGCTTACGTTTACGCGAAAATGAAACTTCTCCCCGACAAGCAAGACCGTCCGTTCGACATTTAGTAAGCTACACCGCTTTTTTAAATGGCTTTACCCAACCAATCTTTCAAACAACACCTCAGAAAAAGAAGAATAGATAA
- a CDS encoding DUF445 domain-containing protein yields the protein MNAWITLLLNVGIGSAIGGITNDLAIRMLFRPHREIKIGGFRVPFTPGLIPRRHKQISIEMGKLVENHLLTKEGVRQGLRAAGVEQKLIHITEGLLQKWIASDVTFRELIDKAMPNALVDGDRLAPQIRKNVYSVYDERVTNWLKGVEDKTVESLLSPEILNKVELLADQFGDMLISRLKDYLHAPEGQAQVQALIRQLVGGSGGMLGGLVGMFLGDEKLVAKIMPHLESILSNPQLIDKLKATLHVEMNKQLERPISDFLGMISQEELSKWKEKLFAKGEEVGIELLDKRVGEVLLTFEEQISTYWLPRVAQWFTGRLEENVDRLFDSLQIKEIVTKQVEGFPLERLEEMIIGISGREFRMITVLGFVLGAIIGLVQGLLNFLT from the coding sequence ATGAATGCTTGGATAACATTACTTCTCAATGTAGGTATTGGCTCAGCTATTGGTGGCATTACGAATGATCTGGCTATCCGTATGCTGTTTCGCCCCCATCGTGAGATAAAAATAGGCGGATTTCGAGTTCCTTTTACCCCAGGTCTTATCCCAAGACGGCATAAGCAAATCTCAATTGAAATGGGGAAATTGGTAGAGAATCACCTGCTGACTAAGGAAGGGGTTAGACAGGGATTACGAGCAGCAGGAGTCGAACAAAAGCTTATACACATAACTGAGGGACTCCTGCAAAAATGGATAGCTAGCGATGTAACCTTTCGTGAGCTAATCGACAAAGCTATGCCAAATGCATTAGTAGATGGAGATAGGCTGGCTCCGCAAATAAGAAAAAACGTGTATTCGGTCTACGATGAGCGTGTGACAAATTGGCTAAAAGGCGTAGAGGATAAGACGGTAGAGTCATTGCTTTCGCCAGAAATCCTGAATAAAGTGGAGCTACTTGCAGATCAATTTGGGGACATGCTAATTAGTCGATTAAAGGACTATCTGCATGCGCCAGAAGGTCAAGCTCAGGTTCAAGCCTTGATTCGTCAACTTGTAGGGGGAAGCGGAGGCATGTTGGGCGGTTTAGTGGGGATGTTCTTAGGGGACGAGAAGCTGGTTGCCAAGATTATGCCCCACTTGGAATCAATCCTAAGCAATCCACAGCTTATCGATAAATTAAAAGCGACACTTCACGTAGAAATGAATAAGCAATTGGAGCGTCCAATAAGTGATTTTCTGGGGATGATAAGCCAAGAAGAATTGAGTAAGTGGAAAGAGAAGCTGTTCGCTAAAGGTGAAGAAGTGGGAATTGAGTTATTGGACAAGCGAGTGGGAGAAGTCCTTCTTACATTCGAGGAACAAATATCTACATACTGGTTACCAAGAGTTGCCCAGTGGTTTACAGGGAGATTAGAGGAAAACGTAGATAGACTGTTCGATTCTCTTCAAATTAAGGAAATTGTTACGAAACAAGTAGAGGGATTTCCATTAGAGCGACTAGAGGAAATGATCATCGGCATTTCGGGAAGGGAATTCCGCATGATTACAGTACTAGGTTTTGTACTGGGAGCAATTATCGGACTTGTGCAAGGCTTACTTAACTTTTTAACATAA
- the nhaC gene encoding Na+/H+ antiporter NhaC encodes MQHQPSSNWTKISDSLALILILLVVIGYLVLNLQAPPQIAILLCIMISVAFGFCKRIPWKVMDKGIREGIISGIPSIVIFLLIGVLIAVWIACGTIPTMILYGFSLISADYFLITVFVMCALVGTSIGSAFTTVATIGVAFLGMGKMLGIDLALISGAIISGAFFGDKMSPLSDTTNLAPGVAKVDLFEHIRHLMWTTIPAFIISLVLYFYLGSSVTSQVPLNFETIRKGLEMSSFIHWSTFLPPLLLFFMAYKRIPAIPALFVGIVSSLLLILITQPNQSLVSLLTIMQNGFVSTTGQAEVDSLLSRGGLQSMLSSVALILLALGLGGILYEIGVISNLVSCIQRFVKTRGRLILSTAMSSLSINVLVGEQYLSIILPGRAFLPSFEKLGLARKNLSRVLEDAGTVVNPLVPWSVCGVFLTGVLGVGTLEYLPYAFFCLLCPIITVILGFTGIGVPNEVSVPKIQEQSKV; translated from the coding sequence ATGCAGCATCAACCATCATCTAATTGGACAAAGATTTCAGATTCACTCGCTCTTATTCTCATTTTATTGGTGGTGATTGGTTATCTAGTGCTCAATCTGCAGGCCCCTCCGCAAATCGCTATCTTATTGTGCATCATGATCTCCGTCGCCTTTGGGTTTTGTAAAAGAATACCGTGGAAGGTAATGGATAAAGGAATTCGAGAAGGAATTATTTCTGGTATTCCTTCTATAGTAATTTTTTTGCTGATCGGGGTATTAATTGCGGTTTGGATTGCCTGCGGAACGATTCCAACCATGATTTTATACGGATTCTCTCTTATTTCCGCTGACTACTTTCTGATCACCGTTTTTGTTATGTGCGCGCTCGTTGGCACTAGTATTGGAAGTGCCTTTACGACAGTAGCTACTATCGGTGTTGCCTTTCTTGGTATGGGCAAAATGCTGGGAATTGATTTGGCATTGATTTCAGGGGCTATTATTTCTGGAGCATTCTTCGGAGATAAAATGTCGCCATTATCAGATACAACCAATCTGGCTCCCGGGGTCGCAAAAGTAGATTTATTCGAACACATTCGTCATTTGATGTGGACCACTATTCCTGCTTTTATCATTTCTTTAGTGCTCTACTTTTACTTAGGGAGTTCTGTTACAAGTCAGGTTCCACTAAATTTCGAAACCATCCGTAAGGGCTTGGAAATGAGTTCATTTATTCACTGGAGTACATTCCTGCCACCATTGCTTTTATTTTTTATGGCTTACAAACGGATTCCAGCTATTCCTGCTCTATTTGTAGGAATTGTATCCTCCTTACTATTGATTTTAATTACTCAACCGAATCAATCATTGGTTTCTTTATTAACCATCATGCAAAATGGCTTTGTTTCAACAACTGGACAAGCTGAAGTGGATTCTCTTCTATCACGCGGGGGTCTTCAAAGTATGCTATCGTCCGTCGCACTGATTTTATTAGCCTTAGGTTTAGGCGGAATCTTATATGAAATCGGTGTGATTTCGAATCTGGTTTCCTGTATTCAGCGGTTTGTAAAAACTCGCGGACGACTGATTTTGTCTACTGCTATGTCAAGCCTTAGTATTAATGTGCTGGTTGGGGAGCAATATCTGTCCATTATTTTGCCAGGAAGAGCCTTTCTACCAAGCTTTGAAAAGCTAGGGCTAGCCCGTAAAAATTTGTCGCGTGTGCTAGAGGATGCCGGAACAGTTGTTAATCCACTGGTTCCTTGGAGCGTATGCGGAGTATTCTTGACGGGAGTGCTAGGAGTCGGGACTCTGGAATATCTGCCTTATGCCTTCTTCTGTCTACTATGTCCAATTATTACTGTCATTCTGGGCTTTACGGGAATTGGAGTTCCAAATGAAGTATCTGTCCCCAAGATACAGGAACAATCAAAAGTGTAA
- the mscL gene encoding large conductance mechanosensitive channel protein MscL, whose product MWKEFREFAMKGNVVDLAIGVVIGGAFGKIVTSLVNDLIMPLVGLLLGRIDFSNLFINLSGTHYNTIAEAKKAGGATLNYGLFLNSVLDFLIVAFSIFIVIRQLNKLRKKKEEIKQEEAVTTKECPYCISSIPLQAKRCPACTSQLVDAHPSA is encoded by the coding sequence ATGTGGAAAGAATTTCGTGAATTCGCGATGAAGGGCAACGTCGTAGATTTGGCGATCGGTGTTGTAATAGGAGGAGCTTTTGGGAAAATTGTTACTTCTCTTGTTAATGATTTAATTATGCCATTGGTTGGCTTACTCTTAGGACGTATCGACTTTTCTAATTTGTTTATAAACTTGTCTGGAACTCATTATAATACGATAGCAGAGGCAAAAAAAGCAGGTGGAGCAACACTAAACTACGGTTTGTTCCTGAATTCTGTTTTAGATTTTCTCATTGTAGCCTTTAGTATTTTTATTGTGATTAGACAGTTAAATAAACTACGTAAGAAAAAGGAAGAAATCAAGCAAGAAGAAGCAGTTACGACCAAGGAGTGTCCATATTGCATTTCTAGCATTCCTTTACAGGCTAAGCGTTGCCCAGCATGTACCTCTCAATTAGTGGATGCTCATCCTTCAGCCTAA
- a CDS encoding YlbF family regulator, whose protein sequence is MNYDKAHELARAIKDSDEYKAFLAAQQNVSADPEASRMLADFRQKQFELQMKQMSGQEVGQADMEQIQKLYETVQLHQEIRKVLEAERVLGQIMEDVNRIIAEPLQVLYGIEN, encoded by the coding sequence GTGAACTACGATAAAGCGCATGAATTGGCACGTGCCATTAAAGATAGCGACGAGTACAAAGCATTTCTAGCAGCTCAACAAAACGTGAGTGCAGACCCAGAGGCTAGTCGCATGTTAGCTGATTTTCGTCAAAAACAATTTGAATTGCAGATGAAGCAAATGAGCGGACAAGAAGTAGGTCAAGCAGATATGGAGCAAATCCAAAAATTGTATGAAACAGTTCAGCTTCATCAAGAAATCCGTAAGGTGCTAGAAGCAGAGCGCGTTCTTGGACAGATTATGGAAGATGTTAATCGCATCATAGCTGAGCCTCTACAGGTTCTGTACGGTATTGAAAATTAA